Proteins found in one Salvia splendens isolate huo1 chromosome 10, SspV2, whole genome shotgun sequence genomic segment:
- the LOC121752412 gene encoding BTB/POZ domain-containing protein NPY1-like, which yields MKYMKLGSKPDAFQAEGNYVRYVSSELDTDVIISVGDVKFLLHKFPLLAKSNRLRKLVSGVSEESPDEIRLADFPGGPNAFEICAKFCYGVTVTLNPYNVVAARCAAEYLEMSEDFDRGNLNLKIDIFLNSSVLHNWKDSIIVLQTSKSLLPWSENLKIVGRCIDSIASKTSVDPSLVTWSYTYNRRLATSDQIIRSGLKLSEKMESVPRDWWIEDICELDIDLYKRVMLAIKSKGRMDGGMIGKALKAYAMRWLPDSADAVVSEVHINRNKSLVETIMCLLTSDKGISCACSFLLKLLKVAILIEADDSSREELIKNISSKLDDASVSDLLIPARPPQTTIYDIELVQRLVDLFVENEMSKKDKKMNEKDGGDFVLGHGSWLKVGKIIDGYLAAVARDRNLTVSSFIKLSESVPEMARPIHDGLYGAIDIFLKEHSGITKSEKKILCGLMDVKKLTTDATMHAAQNDQLPLRVVVQVLFFEQARAAVATHAFSEKSLSKQMDELKVKEEESVKNGKLIKRSSKNRRSRRIFERLWIAGKGLPNGDNKIPETLGSSQSPTSMIRGETKSSGLSTRHRRNSIS from the exons ATGAAGTATATGAAGCTAGGGTCCAAACCAGATGCTTTTCAAGCTGAAGGGAATTATGTGAG GTACGTGTCGTCTGAATTGGATACTGATGTCATCATAAGCGTTGGAGACGTCAAGTTCCTTCTCCATAAG TTTCCTCTCTTGGCCAAGAGCAATAGGTTACGAAAGCTGGTATCAGGAGTGAGCGAGGAAAGTCCTGATGAAATCCGCTTGGCTGATTTCCCCGGTGGCCCTAATGCATTCGAAATATGTGCTAAATTCTGTTATGGCGTGACAGTAACTCTCAACCCCTACAACGTTGTGGCTGCACGCTGTGCAGCAGAGTATCTTGAAATGTCTGAGGATTTCGACAGAGGAAACCTGAACCTAAAGATTGACATATTCCTCAACTCCAGTGTTCTACACAACTGGAAAGATTCCATCATCGTCCTACAGACCTCCAAGTCTCTCCTCCCATGGTCTGAGAATTTGAAGATAGTCGGTAGGTGCATTGATTCAATAGCATCCAAAACCTCCGTGGATCCTTCACTGGTCACCTGGTCTTACACGTACAACAGAAGACTGGCGACATCAGACCAAATAATCCGCAGTGGGCTGAAGTTATCCGAGAAGATGGAGTCTGTGCCTAGAGATTGGTGGATTGAAGATATCTGTGAGCTGGACATTGACCTGTACAAGAGAGTCATGCTCGCGATAAAATCCAAAGGCAGAATGGACGGCGGCATGATTGGGAAGGCGTTGAAGGCTTACGCCATGAGATGGCTGCCAGATTCTGCCGATGCAGTGGTGTCTGAAGTTCATATCAACAGAAACAAATCTTTAGTCGAAACTATAATGTGCTTGCTTACTTCAGATAAAGGAATCAGCTGTGCCTGTAGTTTCTTACTGAAACTACTCAAAGTTGCTATTCTCATAGAAGCTGATGATTCGTCAAGAGAAGAGCTGATAAAGAACATCAGTTCAAAACTAGATGATGCTTCAGTCAGTGATCTCTTGATCCCGGCAAGGCCTCCTCAGACAACCATCTACGACATTGAACTTGTTCAACGCCTCGTGGATTTGTTTGTAGAGAATGAGATGAGTAAGAAGGATAAGAAGATGAATGAGAAGGATGGGGGTGATTTTGTTTTAGGGCATGGATCTTGGTTGAAAGTTGGGAAGATCATAGATGGTTATCTTGCAGCAGTTGCTCGTGACCGGAATCTCACCGTGTCCAGTTTCATCAAGCTGTCTGAGTCAGTTCCTGAGATGGCTAGACCGATTCATGACGGATTGTACGGCGCCATTGACATCTTTCTGAAG GAGCATAGTGGTATAACTAAATCTGAGAAGAAGATCTTGTGTGGGCTAATGGACGTGAAGAAATTGACGACGGATGCCACCATGCACGCAGCTCAGAACGATCAGCTACCACTTCGCGTTGTGGTGCAAGTTCTGTTCTTCGAGCAGGCAAGGGCAGCAGTGGCTACTCACGCCTTCAGTGAAAAATCCCTGAGCAAacagatggatgagctgaaagTAAAAGAAGAGGAATCAGTGAAAAATGGAAAGCTTATCAAGAGAAGTAGCAAGAACAGACGTTCGAGGAGAATATTCGAAAGGCTTTGGATTGCGGGGAAAGGGCTTCCCAACGGAGATAACAAGATCCCCGAAACTTTGGGGAGTTCTCAGAGCCCAACTTCTATGATCAGAGGAGAAACAAAGTCGTCTGGCTTGTCAACAAGGCATCGGAGGAACTCAATTTCGTGA